CGATACATTTACCTTTATTTTTCGCCGTCCTCCCCGCAGAGAAATTAGCCTTACCGACGCAAGCGAATTACTAAAAAGATATGCGGCTGGTGGCAGAAATTTCCAAAACGCTGATTTGAATAATGCTAACCTCACCTCAGCCAATTTATGCGAAGCAAATTTAATTGGTGCAAGCCTGAAAAATGCTAAATTAAGTTATGCAAATTTAGCCCAAGCTAAATTAGTAATCGCGGATTTAAGTTATGCTAATCTTATTCACGCTAGCTTACAAAAAGCTAAATTAATGGGGGCAAATCTCCAAAATGCTCAATTATTTTCGGCTGATTTAACTCGCGCCAATTTAAGTAATAGTGACTTAAGAAATGCTATCTTAATCGGCGTAAATTTCCAAGGAGCAAACCTAAGTTATGCTGACTTACGCGGCGCAGATTTAACCGACGCAAACCTCGATAATGCTGATTTAACCGAGACAATTATGCCAGAAATATTAACTTAATTTTAGCTGAAAATAGCACATGGATGAATATATTTACGATGGAGAAAATGAAAGTTTACAAAAAATCCTTGAACTTTCAGAGGAAAAAGTTAAAATTATCTGTCATAAGTGTAAAAATGAGTTATTAATATTACATAATTGGCGTGATTCGCTTAAATATAATAAGCGACCTGGTATTTATTGGCCTATTAATGAAAAACATCTATGTATATGGTTTATAATGTCAGATAGACGTGAAGAACTCTGGCGAAGATTTTATCAACGGCAAGAGGAGCGAAAAAACGAAAATTACTAATAAGAGTAGCTGAGGTTAATTAATAACTCAAACTACTCAAAAAACCTTTCTTAATTCATTTATAAAAATTGGCTTATTTTTCTGGACAAGATAATAGGACTATTGTACCTGTATGTAGCTTACTTTGTAAAAACAACGGTGAGGAAGAAGAAATTTTTTCTACAGCCTGAATTACAGGACGAGGTAGAATTTTTAATAAACTTGACATTTTCATATATCCAGAAGTTAATGGATTATTAAATAATTGGATTTTTTGAACAGTTAATCCCGCTTGATGCGCTAAAGAATAAACTTCATCTAAATGTAATAAGAATATATGTCCATCGGAGTCAGGTTTGAACTGTATGCTTTCAAATTGGCTAGGATCTTGACAGTCGGAAAACTTAGGTAAACGATTTCTAATATACTCTCCGTTGGGTGTACTCATGATAATATAGCCACCAGGCTTTACCAGAGTGCTAATTTTTTTCAAGAAATCATCTGGATGAGCAACGTGTTCAATAACTTCAAGAATTAAAATAATATCAAAACTATCTGGGAAATCTAGCGTAAAAACATTTCCTGGAGCAAAGTTAATTGTACCCTTCTCCCACTTAAGTTTTACATAGTCGATTAATTCTGAGCGAAGGTCGTTCCAAGTAACTATATATCCTAATTCTGCTAAGGCTAAACTAAAATTTCCTTGGGCAGCAGCTACATCTAAAATTTTAGCTCCTGGTGGAGCAACTTGTTGAACAAAACTCAAAGTATGCTGGAATCGATTAGTGTAAGCATAAGCATATCCAAGATTACTTAAATCACCATAAATTTCTAGTAAATCGTATTTATAGCTATAATTCCAGCTTTCTAACCAATCAGATTGGGGAGTAATCTTTTTCATCTGTAAAAGAATTATTTTTTATTCTACTTAGACGAGTTTTCCAGAGGACTAAGCCTGCTTATATGATAATCTATTTAATAAGCAAATATTCAATTTTCAGAAAGCTAATTAAACTTTTCCAAAAAATAAAACTGGTAACACTTGATTGCTTAAACAAGTAGTTAATTTAACCTTTTGAGCGATCTTGGTTACTTTGGTTAAAGGCGATCGCTGGGTTGCACGAACCTGTAACCTAAACTAACAAGAAAGGCTGGGGCGGATAAATACGTATCCGCGCGAAATCCTTATGCTGGGGGTTGATTAAGTAGTTACTCTCAACGGGGATAATCGCTGAAGGAACGATCAAAACAGCCGATCGCCGCGCTTGATACCACTCTAAGCCAATCTTGGTTAAAATTGAAGGTGCAAACGTGGCACGCCAATTAGCGGGTAACTTAGTTTTGTCAACTCTTTCAATTTGCAGATCGTCAGGAAGTTCGATCGCGATCGCCACATACAAATCTCTCGCATCGATGATTTCCATCGGAAAAAACGTTTCTAGTGCTGCTAAGGAAAGCGTAGCTGAGGCATAAACTATTTTCATCCCTTGAGAATGCCAACGACCTCCACGTCGCCGACAACCTTCGCCACTAAAAGCACGAGGCGCTTGTTTTTTCTGGGATATGCGCCAGATTGTTCTACTCAACTGTACACCCCATACTCAATTTTATCGAGCAATTCGTCTACTTTTTGGGTTCCTGCATCGGTATCTAGTAACTCTAACGGAGTTGCTTCTGCTAAAGCCCGATTTGGTCTGTTGAGCCAATTCTTCGCCGTTTCGCTATCCTCAAAAACAGCGATCGCGCGTGCAATAATTCTCGCAAGACGATAAAGTCGATCTGATTCGGTAACATCCAAAGGTTTACTACTTTTCTTACGACGGGAAATAGTCCTTTCTGAAGTTCCTAGCAAAGTGGCTATCTGTACTTTAGAAAGCCCAGAATACTCCGCTACTCGCTCTGCTGCATCCGTCTGTAAACCCTGACGGACAATTTCCACCATCTCTAACGCTGATTGTTGCTGATTTTCGCCGGAATAGGGTATTTTTTCAATCCCCAAAATTTCATAAAGAATATCTTTGCCAGACATCCTGACATCCACTCACAGTCATGTGTCTTAAATCTTACCCTAACTCGGACACTAAGCTATATTGTTTTCCAAGTCGATCTCAATTAATTTATCTGACTGGCGACACTAACCTGAATCTGCTTATCGAAAACGCGATTTTTTCGTCCTCGCGAGCTCTTTTTTAGCGATCGCCGGCTGGATGTGGTGCAATACCAAATCTTACAGTCTTCCCTAACCACTCCCCAGTTGGTTGAAAATTTGGTTTGGGACAGTAGCGATCCTCGGAGGAGTGCTTCCGATAGTAGCATTAGTGTTATAAAGCTAAATAAATTTTGCTAGGTATAAAGAGGGGAGTAAAATTAAACAAAGATGACTCAACCTGAAGCGATAAAATTGTTGTTAGAAGCTGTGGCTGCTGGTGGAGTTAGCCCAGAAGATGCGCAAGAAAAGTTGAAATATTTGGCTTTTGAACCTGTGGGTGATTTTGCTAAAGTTGACCATCATCGTCAATTGAGAACGGGTTTTCCGGAAGTAATTTGGGGTCCTGGCAAGACTGTGGAGCAAATTGCTGGGATAATCGAGGTGATGCGATCGCGATCGCCTCTGGTGATGGCGACTCGGATCGAAGCGAAGGTTTACGAACAACTGAAAGATAAGGTGGCTGGTTTAGAATATTATCCGGTTCCGCGCATTTGTGCTTTGGGTAGTCCAGCCCAACCAAAGCAACATCAAGGGACTATTACTATTTTAACTGCTGGGACTGCTGATATCCCGGTTGCTGAGGAAGCTGCTTTGACAGCAGAGTTTTGTGGTTTCACTGTACAACGTCTGTGGGATGTTGGTGTTGCTGGTATTCAGCGTTTACTCAACAACCGTCACGTCATCGCCCAAGCAGATGTTTTAATTGTAGTTGCTGGTATGGAAGGAGCTTTACCTAGCGTGGTTGCGGGAATGGCTGACTGTCCGACGATCGCCGTTCCTACCAGCGTAGGCTATGGCGCTAGTTTTGGTGGTATCGCACCCCTCTTGACAATGCTCAATTCTTGTGCTGCTGGAATCGGAGTAGTGAATATCGATAATGGTTTTGGTGCAGCGATTTTAGCAGGACAAATTCTGCGTACAGCCCAAAAGTTGCGATCGCGTTCCTCTGATTAATTTTACCTCAGCGCGATCGCTTTATTGTACAGTTGTGCTAGGCAATTCATTAACACCAACCGCACCATCGAGAGTAGTATCAATTAAATTAGCTCCGGCTAATTCTGCGCCGCTCAAATTAGCATAACTTAAGTTAGCATTAGCTAAGTTAGCATTAGCTAAATTCGTATCAATTAGTTGGGCGCTCCCTAATTCTGCACCACTCAAATCAGCATAACTTAAGTTAGCATTTAACAAGTTACTACCTCTAAGATTAGCATTAGTTAGTACAGCATCGCTCATTTGAGTGCGACGCAAATCGGTTCCTCTCAAATTAGCACCGCTCAAGTTTGCACCGTTTAATTCGCTCATAGCGATGCTGACTCCTGCTAATTCAGCATTTCTTAGAGAAGCTCCTTCTAAGTTAGTTAAACTTAAATCCGATCCTTGGAGATAAGCTTGGTTTAAATTAGCCCATTGTAAGTTAGCAAAACTTAAATTTGCGCCGAGCATATCTGTTTTACTGAGATTAGCTTGGCTTAAATTAGCATTGACTAAATTTGCATCTACTAAAGTGGCAGCTTGCAAATTAGCACCGCTTAAATTAGCACCTTGTAAATTGGCTTCTCTTAAATTCATACCTGCTAAATTAGCATTAGTTAGATCGCAGCTTTGACACTGATTAGTTTCCCTCAATTGTTGTAAGTGTTGAGGATTTTCGGCATGAGCTGATGTAGTAATACTAATAGTAGCTACTAAAGCTGTAGCAGCAAGTAAAATATTGTTTTTCATGATTGATTTTCCTCACGATCCTATTAACTATCTTGCCAAATATTTAGCTAAATTTCTTCTTCCTGAAGAAACATTTTCGGCTAGAATTAAGGGATTAGGTTAAATTTTAACTAGACCAGAGATAGAGGCGAGATCGCACCTGTGACTATGGGGAGAAGATCGGCTAACCTCGTAATTGGTAAAAAACAATCGGGAAGCAGCAGATGGACTTAGGAGCAAGTAAGAAAACAATCTTAGTAGCGATCGCCGCGAACTTCGCGATCGCCATTACTAAATTTATCGTTGCCAGTATCGGTGGCAGTTCGGCTATGCTATCAGAAGGAATACATTCTTTGGTAGATACGGGAAACGAGCTATTATTGCTATTAGGTTTGCGTCGCAGTAAAAAACCCGCCGATGAAAGCCATCCCTTCGGCTACGGACAAGAATTATACTTTTGGACATTAATTGTGGCGATCGGGATTTTTGCGATCGGTGGTGGAATGTCAATTTATGAAGGGATTACTCACATTCAAAATCCTAGTCCTTTAGAAAATCCCAATTGGAATTATCTGGTACTCGGTTTTGCCGCGATCGTCGAAGGTTATTCTTGGATGGTAGCCTTACAAGAATTTCGAGCGCAAAAAGGCGAAAAAGATTTTTGGCAAGCGGTATTTGACAGTAAAGATCCGACAGTTTTAACAGTTTTATTTGAAGATTCTGCCGCCCTTTTAGGTTTATTTGTCGCTTTCTGGGGCGTGTTTTTGGGACATACTTTTGATAATCCTTATTTTGACGGAGTTGCTTCAATTATTATTGGCATAATTTTGGCAACAGTTGCTTTCGTTTTAGGTACAGAAAGTAAAGGATTATTAGTTGGTGAAGGCGCAGATCCTCAAACAGTAAATAACATTCGCGTCTTAACCACCAGCGATCCGGCGGTAGAAGCAGTACAAAGGCTGTTAACCCTACATTTTGGACCCAAAGAAATATTACTCAACTTAGATATTCAATTTTGCGATAATTTGTCAACCGAAGAAGTAGCTAGTGCAGTAGAAAGAATCGAAAAGCTAATCCGCGATCGCTATCCGGAAATTAAGAACATTTTCATCGAAGCTAAATCTTTAAGTATGGGTCGTCATAGTGAGAAAATAGCTGAATCAGTAGAAAAATAATTAATTTTTAGACTAACAACTAGCTCAGAGACTCCAAATCAAATGACTCGACAAGCTCACGACCAATTTGCCAAACAATATTTAGAAGAGTTATTATCGCTAGTAGGTCAGGTGGAAACCAGTCGCGACGTACCCAGCGAAGTTCGCCAAATTGACGTTTGGTTTGTCCCCACAGAGCCACAAAATGCTCAAGCTGAAATGTTAGGATTACTAGGAAAAATAGCAGCAAATGCTTGTTTATTAGAACCTTTTCGCAATCCACCGACTCCAGTGGAAGTGCGTAATTGCTTACTCAAATTATACTCTTTACACGGAGAGTTATTACGCCAAGCCAGACGAGAGGGAAACTCTTTAGCAGAGGTAAATTTACCGCTTTTATGGATTCTCTCCCCCTCGGCTTCAACCAGGCTAATCAATGGCTTTAAAGCGGAACTTAATTCAGAGGAAAACTGGACAGAAGGCGTGTATTTTTTCCCAAATTTATTCAAAACAGCCATAGTCGCCATTAACCAGTTACCTGTCAATCAAGATACCCTCTGGTTGCGCGTTTTAGGGCGTGGGACAACCCAAAAACAAGCAATCAATCAATTAATCGCCCTTCCCGCCGAAAATCCGTTGCGAAGGAACATTTTAGAGCTTTTAGCTAACTGGCGAATTAACCTAGAAATTAGGCAAAATTTAGATAGCGAAGACGATCGGGAGTTAATTATGAACTTATCACCAGCTTATCAACAATGGCGAGAAGCCACTTTACTTGAAGGAAGAGAAGAGGGACAACGCTTGATGGT
This genomic window from Oscillatoria salina IIICB1 contains:
- the larB gene encoding nickel pincer cofactor biosynthesis protein LarB; the protein is MTQPEAIKLLLEAVAAGGVSPEDAQEKLKYLAFEPVGDFAKVDHHRQLRTGFPEVIWGPGKTVEQIAGIIEVMRSRSPLVMATRIEAKVYEQLKDKVAGLEYYPVPRICALGSPAQPKQHQGTITILTAGTADIPVAEEAALTAEFCGFTVQRLWDVGVAGIQRLLNNRHVIAQADVLIVVAGMEGALPSVVAGMADCPTIAVPTSVGYGASFGGIAPLLTMLNSCAAGIGVVNIDNGFGAAILAGQILRTAQKLRSRSSD
- the parS gene encoding type II RES/Xre toxin-antitoxin system antitoxin, producing the protein MSGKDILYEILGIEKIPYSGENQQQSALEMVEIVRQGLQTDAAERVAEYSGLSKVQIATLLGTSERTISRRKKSSKPLDVTESDRLYRLARIIARAIAVFEDSETAKNWLNRPNRALAEATPLELLDTDAGTQKVDELLDKIEYGVYS
- a CDS encoding class I SAM-dependent methyltransferase encodes the protein MKKITPQSDWLESWNYSYKYDLLEIYGDLSNLGYAYAYTNRFQHTLSFVQQVAPPGAKILDVAAAQGNFSLALAELGYIVTWNDLRSELIDYVKLKWEKGTINFAPGNVFTLDFPDSFDIILILEVIEHVAHPDDFLKKISTLVKPGGYIIMSTPNGEYIRNRLPKFSDCQDPSQFESIQFKPDSDGHIFLLHLDEVYSLAHQAGLTVQKIQLFNNPLTSGYMKMSSLLKILPRPVIQAVEKISSSSPLFLQSKLHTGTIVLLSCPEK
- a CDS encoding pentapeptide repeat-containing protein, with the translated sequence MKNNILLAATALVATISITTSAHAENPQHLQQLRETNQCQSCDLTNANLAGMNLREANLQGANLSGANLQAATLVDANLVNANLSQANLSKTDMLGANLSFANLQWANLNQAYLQGSDLSLTNLEGASLRNAELAGVSIAMSELNGANLSGANLRGTDLRRTQMSDAVLTNANLRGSNLLNANLSYADLSGAELGSAQLIDTNLANANLANANLSYANLSGAELAGANLIDTTLDGAVGVNELPSTTVQ
- a CDS encoding RES family NAD+ phosphorylase, encoding MSRTIWRISQKKQAPRAFSGEGCRRRGGRWHSQGMKIVYASATLSLAALETFFPMEIIDARDLYVAIAIELPDDLQIERVDKTKLPANWRATFAPSILTKIGLEWYQARRSAVLIVPSAIIPVESNYLINPQHKDFARIRIYPPQPFLLV
- a CDS encoding cation diffusion facilitator family transporter; the protein is MDLGASKKTILVAIAANFAIAITKFIVASIGGSSAMLSEGIHSLVDTGNELLLLLGLRRSKKPADESHPFGYGQELYFWTLIVAIGIFAIGGGMSIYEGITHIQNPSPLENPNWNYLVLGFAAIVEGYSWMVALQEFRAQKGEKDFWQAVFDSKDPTVLTVLFEDSAALLGLFVAFWGVFLGHTFDNPYFDGVASIIIGIILATVAFVLGTESKGLLVGEGADPQTVNNIRVLTTSDPAVEAVQRLLTLHFGPKEILLNLDIQFCDNLSTEEVASAVERIEKLIRDRYPEIKNIFIEAKSLSMGRHSEKIAESVEK
- a CDS encoding RpnC/YadD family protein, with the translated sequence MTRQAHDQFAKQYLEELLSLVGQVETSRDVPSEVRQIDVWFVPTEPQNAQAEMLGLLGKIAANACLLEPFRNPPTPVEVRNCLLKLYSLHGELLRQARREGNSLAEVNLPLLWILSPSASTRLINGFKAELNSEENWTEGVYFFPNLFKTAIVAINQLPVNQDTLWLRVLGRGTTQKQAINQLIALPAENPLRRNILELLANWRINLEIRQNLDSEDDRELIMNLSPAYQQWREATLLEGREEGQRLMVENLLEGRFGSLDEQLSQIIEPMMQLPPRERIQLLLNLSREELLTRFRG